One stretch of Zingiber officinale cultivar Zhangliang chromosome 6B, Zo_v1.1, whole genome shotgun sequence DNA includes these proteins:
- the LOC121989397 gene encoding WRKY transcription factor 22-like codes for MWSSSPWVAAEEEWDLGAVVRGRRPSSTRLDEAEAGKSGSFSGFPDLLQRRDGFQELEELYKPFFFSKSQQKPLQLRWSPPASWLSPANVSTAVVGFPQPHPPSRQVHRLPPQIPRSKRRKNQQKKVACQVPADGLSADVWAWRKYGQKPIKGSPYPRGYYRCSSSKSCLARKQVERSRVDPAMFIITYTAEHNHPVATHRNSLADSTRHKFPSPASASAVTDDSTEPSSANHPSNPPLVGLSPTTPLAVSMDNETLRRRSEDAEGGDEADDDEEEAEMLLDVEGTDVDDLQLVGGAALPDAEALFDDENALGDHHFPPAWIPYNSSSSTATAASGS; via the exons ATGTGGTCGTCCTCGCCGTGGGTGGCCGCCGAGGAAGAGTGGGATCTAGGCGCGGTGGTGAGGGGTCGCCGTCCTTCGTCGACGAGGCTGGATGAGGCGGAAGCCGGTAAAAGTGGTTCCTTTTCGGGTTTCCCGGATCTGCTCCAGAGACGGGATGGGTTCCAGGAGCTGGAGGAGCTCTACAAGCCTTTCTTTTTCTCGAAAAGTCAGCAGAAGCCGCTACAGCTGCGATGGAGTCCTCCGGCGTCGTGGCTTTCCCCCGCCAACGTTTCCACCGCCGTCGTAGGGTTTCCGCAGCCACATCCACCATCCCGGCAAGTTCACCGGCTGCCGCCTCAGATTCCTCGTTCTAAAAGAAG GAAAAACCAGCAGAAGAAGGTGGCTTGCCAGGTGCCGGCCGACGGGCTCTCCGCCGACGTGTGGGCGTGGCGAAAGTACGGCCAAAAACCCATCAAGGGCTCTCCTTATCCTCG GGGATACTACCGTTGCAGCAGCTCAAAGAGCTGCCTCGCTCGAAAGCAGGTGGAGCGAAGCCGAGTTGATCCGGCCATGTTCATCATCACCTACACCGCTGAGCACAACCACCCTGTGGCCACTCATCGAAACTCCCTTGCCGACAGCACCCGCCACAAATTCCCTTCCCCTGCCTCTGCATCCGCCGTCACAGACGACAGCACCGAGCCCTCATCCGCCAACCACCCATCCAACCCCCCGTTAGTAGGTCTCTCCCCGACCACCCCGCTCGCTGTCTCCATGGACAACGAAACCCTCCGCCgccgctcggaagacgcggagGGCGGCGACGAAGCGGATGACGACGAGGAAGAGGCTGAAATGCTACTGGACGTGGAGGGCACAGACGTAGACGACTTGCAGCTTGTGGGCGGAGCTGCCTTGCCGGATGCGGAGGCCTTATTCGACGACGAAAACGCGCTGGGGGATCACCATTTTCCGCCCGCATGGATTCCGTACAACAGCAGCAGCAGCACGGCCACTGCAGCCAGCGGCAGCTGA